One Desulfovibrio sp. genomic region harbors:
- a CDS encoding molybdenum cofactor biosynthesis protein MoaE, with protein MDISQAIAELKKLPGFTENVGMLLVHNGVVRSWSRKGSEAVDRLEVHPDQEKIKSICEELTQRPGIFSVTAHAKSGVFRPGEDLLFIIVAGDIRENVIPTLTDALNRIKAEAIGKSEHLSVS; from the coding sequence ATGGATATCTCTCAGGCTATCGCTGAACTGAAAAAACTACCCGGCTTCACCGAGAATGTGGGCATGCTGCTGGTTCATAACGGAGTAGTCAGGTCCTGGTCACGCAAGGGCAGCGAGGCGGTGGATCGCCTGGAGGTTCACCCCGACCAGGAAAAGATCAAATCCATCTGCGAGGAGCTCACCCAGCGCCCAGGCATCTTCTCGGTTACGGCCCATGCCAAGTCCGGAGTTTTCCGCCCAGGGGAGGACCTGCTGTTCATCATTGTGGCCGGGGATATCCGCGAGAACGTTATTCCCACTCTTACTGACGCCCTGAATCGCATTAAGGCGGAGGCCATAGGCAAGAGCGAACATCTGAGCGTTTCCTGA